CGCGTTTCAAACACTGGGCTATGTCCGCGGCGGACGCCGGCTGAACGATGATGATCAACTGGATGTGTTCTCCTGGCGGCTGCACAGCGTTCACGAGACCTACACCGCGCCGGCGTGGAAGGGTGCGCCCCGGGCCTCGACCGTGCAGCTGATCGGGGTGAAATCGGACTACCTGTTGAATGACAATTTCTCCGTCAGCGGCCAGGCGCTGGCGGCCTACGAGGGCGGTGCCGGGGGCTATGCCGTCGGCCTGCTGGGGGCAGGCTGGACCAGCAATCCGTCGCTGAATCACAAGCTGCGCCTGCTGGTGGATGCGGGTTTGGGGGCCGCCGGCGGGGGCGGTATCGACACCGGCGGCGGCGCGATCGCCCAGGGCACGATCGGCGTCGCCTACATCGCCGGCAAGCATCTGGACCTGACCGCGGCCTATGGACAGGCGCTGGCCCTGGACGGGGGCCTGGACACGCCGGTCATCGAGTTTGGCCTTTCCTATCGCTTTGCCAGCCTGGGACGGAAGCCCTGAATTTCCAGCAAATTTAGGCCCTTGTGGCGGGTATTTGTCGATTTGCTAGAATGTGCACAATTAAGGGCGCCAGCGCCCGCCAATTGGGGAGGGAGTAATGAGAGTACTGGTTCTGGGAGGCGATGGGTTCTGCGGTTGGCCCACCAGCCTGCATCCAGCCTGCATCTGTCCGCGCTGGGCCACGACGTGGCCATTGTCGACAACCTGTCCCGCCGCAAGATCGATATCGAGCTGGAGTGCGATTCCCTGACCCCGATCCGCCACATGGGCGAGCGCCTGCGGGCGTGGAAGGAGCACACGGGCCGCGACATCGGCTTTTTCAACATCAACGTTGCGCGCAACTACCAGCGCCTGCTGGACCTGCTCAAGGAGTGGAAGCCGCACGCGGTGGTTCACTTTGCCGAACAACGGTCCGCGCCGTATTCCATGAAGACCAGCTATCACAAGCGCTACACCGTCGATAACAACCTCAACGCAACGAACAATCTCATGGCCGCCATTGTCGAGAGCGGCCTCGACATCCACGTCGCCCACCTCGGGACCATGGGGGTCTATGGCTACGGCACCGCCGGGATGAAGATCCCGGAGGGCTATCTCAAGGTCCACGTAAAGAACGACGACGATGAGTTCGTGGAGAACGAGATCCTGTATCCCGCCAACCCCGGGAGCATTTATCACACGACCAAGACCCAGGACCAGTTGCTGTTCTTCTTCTACAACCGCAACGACGGCGTCAAGATCACCGATCTGCACCAGGGCATCGTCTGGGGCACGCAGACCGACGAAACGCGGATGGACGAGCGCCTGATCAATCGCTTCGACTACGATGGCGACTACGGCACGGTACTGAACCGTTTCCTCATGCAGGCCGCCATTGGCTATCCGCTGACCGTGCACGGCACGGGCGGCCAGACCCGCGCCTTCATTCACATGCAGGATACCGTGCGCTGCATCCAGCTGGCGCTGGAAAATCCGCCGAAGGATGGCGAGCGCGTACAGATCTTCAACCAGATGACCGAGACCCACCGGGTGCGGGAGCTGGCGCAGATGGTGTCCGAAAAAACCGATGTTCCCGTCGACTATATCGACAACCCGCGCAAGGAAGACGACGAGAACGATTTGCACGTTTCCAACGACAGTTTCCTCAAGCTCGGCCTGCGGCCAACCAGCCTGGAAGACGGCCTGCTGGAAGAGGTGACCGAGATCGCGAAGAAGTACTCCGATCGCTGTGACCGGGAAAAGATACCGTGCACCTCGCTGTGGGTGGACCGCAAGGACGAGCCGGAGAAAGGCAAGGCGGACCTGCACGCCGTCGCCACCAGCGGCAAGAACAAATGACCGTGTCGGGCAAGGTGCTCATCACCGGCGGCCGCGGCTTCGTCGGCGTCAACCTGGTTCGATCCCTGGCGAAGAAGCGGGACGTGCGTGTGGTGGACAATCTCTCGCGCTTTTCACCGACGGGGTGGAGCGGCACGGAAGCGGAGATGTTTGAGGGAGACATTCTGGATCGGCCCCGCCTGGCGGCGGCCATGGACGGGGTGTCCCATGTCGTTCATCTGGCGGCCTACGGTTCGGTGGTCGAGTCCGTTGGCGATCCGGAGCGCAATTTCGAAATCAACGCCCGCGGTACCCTCAATGTACTCAAGGCCGCGGTCGATGCCGGCGTGCAACGCCTGGTGTTTGCATCCACCGGCGGTGCCCTGATCGGGGATGCCACGCCACCGGTGAACGAGGATTCGGTTCCCCGGCCCATTTCTCCGTACGGAGCGAGCAAGTTGTGCGGCGAGGGTTACTGTCACGCCTTCGCGAAGTCCTACGACCTGGAAACCGTGTGCGTTCGCTTCGGCAACGTGTACGGGCGCGACAGCGCGCACAAGAAGGGCGCGGTTACCGTGTTTATCAAGGCCCTGATGCAGGACGAACCCATCGTGATCTATGGCGACGGTTCGGCCTCCCGTGACTACATTCATGCGGACGATATCTGCGCCGGAATCCAGTTGGCGATGGATACTGCTCTGCCCGGACCGGAAGTGTTTCACCTCGCGTCGGGTCGCGAGACGACGGTGCTGCAGCTGGCGAAGATTTTGTGCGACATCGCCGGCAAGCCCGACCACCCGATCGAATTTCGTTCCGCCCGTCGCGGCGAGGTCACGCGCAACTTCGCAAGCTTTGACAAGGCCAGCAAGGTGCTAGGGTTCCAGCCCAGCCGCAAGCTGGAAGAAGGCCTCGCCGAAACCTGGGAGTGGTATCAGGAGCAGGGCGAGGTTGCCCTTACCGCAGAGCAGAGCGATTCCTGAGGTTCGCGGTCGGCTTCTCCGATCGTCGGCATCATGACAAGTCCTTGCGTCAGATCAAGGACTGTTTCCCCTTAAGCGTCATAGGCTGCGCGCAAGTATCCCGATCGCATGCCGTGGAAGGCCTGGGTCAGAGGGTACATCCTCAATACCAGGGAAGCGTTTGCGCGGTGGTCACCCTTTTTCTATGTGGCGACGTCATGACCGGTCGCGGTGTCGACCAGCTCTTTTCCCATGCCAGCGATCCACAGTTGCACGAACCCTATGTGGATTCGGCCACGTACTACATCCACATCGCCGAACGTTGTACGGGTCCGATTCCGCGCAAGGTCGAGCCGGGCTATGTCTGGGGCGACGCCCTGGAGGTTTTGGAACGATTCCAGCCGGAGGTCCGCATCATCAATCTGGAGACTTCCATTACGCGAAGCGATGACTGGTGGCAGGGAAAGTCGGTCCACTATCGCATGCATCCGGCGAACGCCGGTTGCCTGAAGGCGGCGCACATCGATTGCTGTGTGCTGGCGAACAATCACGTCCTGGACTGGGGAAGGGAGGGCCTGGCCGAGACCCTGGACGTGTTGCGGGAGGCGGGGGTCCAGGTGGCGGGCGCCGGCAGGGACCTGTCCCACGCCGAGGCACCGGCCATTCTGGAAACGGCGCATAACGGCCGGGTGATCGTGTACGGTTTCGGGGCGCGCTCCAGCGGCATCCCGGAGGACTGGGACGCGGAGCGGGATCGGCCCGGTGTGAATCTCCTGCCGGATTTCTCGCCGCAGACCGTGGAGCATGTCGCGCGTCATGTGCGCGAGACAAAGAAACCCGGTGATGTGGTCGTGGCGTCCATCCATTGGGGTGAGAACTGGAACTATCGCATCCCGGACGAGCAGCAGGGCTTTGCCCACGCCCTCATTGACGAGGCGGGCGTGGATCTGGTGCATGGACACTCCTCGCATCATGTAAAGGGAATGGAGGTCTACGCAGGCAAGCTCATCCTGTACGGATGCGGCGATCTGCTCACGGACTATGAGGGCATCGACGGCTACCAGGAGTTTCGCGGCGACCTGGGATTGATGTATTTCCCGTCCCTGGACCCGGGCGACGGTCACCTCGAACGCCTGCTCATGGTTCCCACCCAAGTGCGGCACTTCCGTATCCAGCGGACGGCCGAAGAAGACACCCGCTGGCTTGCGGCCGTAATCAATCGGATGGGGAAGGGTTTCGGGGTCGGGGTCGAAATCACGGACAGCGGCGAGCTGGAGCTGCGCTGGCGCTGAACGGGCGGCGTTTTCTGTCGCCAATTCCCCAAAAAGTCCGGCACTTCTCGTCCGTATTGATGTCCATCAAGGTGTGATCGTTCCCGGGCCGCTAGGGTTCCAAATCCAGGCCCTGTGTGGCAAAGCATTCTGGAGGCAGCCGATGATTGAGCACCGACTCGGCATGCGTGAACCGATCGAACGGCGTGTTTGCATCCACCGGCCAAAAAGACGGGCCATTTTCGGACACTGTCGTGACGTCAGTAGCAGCGGCATGTTCGTTCGTACCTTCCGCAACGATCTTGCGGTCAATTCAAAGGTACAGTTGATCACCGTGTGGCGCGAGGGAACGGTCTACCGTATGCATCGCGTGAAGGCCATTGTCGCCCGCGTGGGCAGGAGAGGGGTTGGCCTGATGTTCGCCGATCCGGACATGAAGGCCGTGTATCATTTGTTGGCGCGCCTGCGCGGCGGCACCCATGGACAAAAACACTCCGCCCGGGGAACGGACGGGGACGTCATCGATATCGCTCCGGAGGGGCATGGTACATGAGCACGGAAACCGATCTGCAGGACACCATTGGCGCACTGGTACAGGAAGGCAAGGGGATACTGGCCATGGATGAAAGCGCGCCCACCATCGCCAAGCGTTTCAAGGGTATCGACGTTGAATCCACCGAAGAGAATCGTTGCGCCTACCGCTCCTTGTTGTTGACGACCGAAGGGGTCGGTGAATTCATCAGCGGCGCCATTTTGTTCGAGGAGACCCTGGGCCAGAAGACCGCCGACGGAACCCCGTTGCCCGAGGCGGCGATGCGCGAAGGCATCGTCCCCGGGATCAAGGTGGACAAGGGCAAGCACGATCTGCCCGGTGCCCCGGGGGACCTGGTTACCCAGGGCCTGGACAACCTTGCCCAGCGCTTGCAGGAGTACA
The Acidiferrobacteraceae bacterium genome window above contains:
- a CDS encoding NAD-dependent epimerase/dehydratase family protein, encoding MAHQPASSLHLSALGHDVAIVDNLSRRKIDIELECDSLTPIRHMGERLRAWKEHTGRDIGFFNINVARNYQRLLDLLKEWKPHAVVHFAEQRSAPYSMKTSYHKRYTVDNNLNATNNLMAAIVESGLDIHVAHLGTMGVYGYGTAGMKIPEGYLKVHVKNDDDEFVENEILYPANPGSIYHTTKTQDQLLFFFYNRNDGVKITDLHQGIVWGTQTDETRMDERLINRFDYDGDYGTVLNRFLMQAAIGYPLTVHGTGGQTRAFIHMQDTVRCIQLALENPPKDGERVQIFNQMTETHRVRELAQMVSEKTDVPVDYIDNPRKEDDENDLHVSNDSFLKLGLRPTSLEDGLLEEVTEIAKKYSDRCDREKIPCTSLWVDRKDEPEKGKADLHAVATSGKNK
- a CDS encoding NAD-dependent epimerase/dehydratase family protein — translated: MTVSGKVLITGGRGFVGVNLVRSLAKKRDVRVVDNLSRFSPTGWSGTEAEMFEGDILDRPRLAAAMDGVSHVVHLAAYGSVVESVGDPERNFEINARGTLNVLKAAVDAGVQRLVFASTGGALIGDATPPVNEDSVPRPISPYGASKLCGEGYCHAFAKSYDLETVCVRFGNVYGRDSAHKKGAVTVFIKALMQDEPIVIYGDGSASRDYIHADDICAGIQLAMDTALPGPEVFHLASGRETTVLQLAKILCDIAGKPDHPIEFRSARRGEVTRNFASFDKASKVLGFQPSRKLEEGLAETWEWYQEQGEVALTAEQSDS
- a CDS encoding CapA family protein, whose translation is MVTLFLCGDVMTGRGVDQLFSHASDPQLHEPYVDSATYYIHIAERCTGPIPRKVEPGYVWGDALEVLERFQPEVRIINLETSITRSDDWWQGKSVHYRMHPANAGCLKAAHIDCCVLANNHVLDWGREGLAETLDVLREAGVQVAGAGRDLSHAEAPAILETAHNGRVIVYGFGARSSGIPEDWDAERDRPGVNLLPDFSPQTVEHVARHVRETKKPGDVVVASIHWGENWNYRIPDEQQGFAHALIDEAGVDLVHGHSSHHVKGMEVYAGKLILYGCGDLLTDYEGIDGYQEFRGDLGLMYFPSLDPGDGHLERLLMVPTQVRHFRIQRTAEEDTRWLAAVINRMGKGFGVGVEITDSGELELRWR